The Onychostoma macrolepis isolate SWU-2019 chromosome 18, ASM1243209v1, whole genome shotgun sequence genome includes the window gaatttaaaataatgaaaataattagtCGTAATTTtttatcacatttgcatgttcacagtttctttgatgttgattaatgatcacatgacgtgcaggtaaataaaaatatttcatcttttttagtaTGCGTTTTATTTACTCCTAtccttatgaatgggagaaactccAACGCGCAATAGTAGAGTCCcactttctaaatgaaagagtcaaatttcccatagaaacctgactagAGTCGATGCACATGCGCAGTATAAGCGCGTTATGATTCCACAGGCgcacattggctggtctagcctgaaaaataagctttttaaacgctatttagcataagaaacaacattcatggggcaattaatttcagatttttgttgttgatttgacatatgtaatttaattgtgagttcaacGAACAGTTTGAGAGATTTCAGGACTCCCCCATTCATTAAGGTCTTGTACgagctgcccggaggcgttgcaaatatggccgctGAATGAAgagacttttttaaaaattttaaaaataaaattttttatgatttaattaattgtcagcttttcattaaattcACAACCACCCTGCAGTTActttacgaaccctagtttgggaaaccttgatgtaatatgtttaatgcacttcatgttgttttcttacactttgcatttttttacatcattatggtacaagataatgctatttaaatcgatgtgataaacgagttaaaatcaaaagtaatctaaaagtaatccaaaagtaatctgattatgttaccttaaatgtgtaatgtaacggattacgttactgactacaatttgtgtcatgtaatctggaatcagtaatggattacaatttggaagtaatctacccagctctgattATGACTTACTTTCTCACTTTGACTTCATATCACATAATTGTGGcttagtatgtcataattttgactacTATGAGtaataattatgagataaaaagttgaaatgacAGTCAACTGACAAAAAGTCCATCATAATTTTGACTATCTCATAATTATGCCAGTTTCTGACTTGTgccataataatgatttatgataaatgtgattttaactgACATAAACCTTAACCAGTATTGTGACAATTAAAGGTGTTGTCTAAGAACATTGTGAAACTATATcctataaaaatgtgttttcgtAATAGTTCAGAGTTTGTGAATAAATAGTATCATATTAAAGTAATACTGtatgattttatcattttgGTGGGAGGAGCCTAACCTGTGCGGAGGTCCGGTGGTATGAGGAATAGTGCAGAGGGGTGGGCAGTCCTGGTTCGTGGGTTAAACTGGAGTACTGACTCTGAATAGCATGATGGTGCTGGTTTGCGTAGCTGCTGTAATTATAGCTGCCAGTAtacctagaaaaaaaaaaaatagtacaaatctctaaaaacatttcataatccACACTGTAATGGCGTATTCAGCACATCATTTAAACGTCTAATGAATTTGTGGACTCACCCATGCTCATCTCGATGTGGGTAAACTGGCATCCTGTGAGCAGATGAGGAGCCATGCAGAGGGGGTCCGCCTCTCATGCAGGAAATCTGGGATCCAGGCTCGGGTGGGCTGCCACCTGAGGTTGTCACTGTGTATGTAAGGGACCAGGTATATGACTGAACAGCTCCTGGCACATACACAGACATACATATACAGAGAAACGTGTTTGGCTTGTTAATTAAATGATCTGATACAGTATTAATGGATGCATGGAATGGAGCCGTGCCAAATGTGCCATTGAATGCGAGACTGCGATGTAAGATAAGTTTTAGAATCAGTTCTACACTATTTACCTGTGGTAGCTGATATGCTGGTGTACTCTGGAGACTGGGCTGAATTGGGGGAACCCACTGCTGGTACACCCACCGAGTGAACAGACTTGGCAGGAGAGTAGGGTCCAGGTGACGTAGATGTGGGGGTGGAACCCATGAGCATCAGCTCTTCCCCAGAATCTGCTATAGTAGGACCAAAACAAAAGTCAGAGTGTTAAAGGTCAAAATGTTAGTGTTAAAGTGATTTTGAAAACTTTGTGATTTTCTCTACTGCAATCAACACATGTTTTGGATGCTGGTGTGCTCCAGCAGACGTCGTAACTAACTTACTCAGATGTGACATTCCTGGTCAACCAGTTTAGCTAGAAACACAATGCCGCACAACCTCTTCCACCAGACAGATCAGCACTAAACCAAGCCTAACTACGATAACTTTCACGCTGGTCTTTAATAGTCATACATATCTCATAATTTGCATAGGTGTTTTTGTAGCTTTTATGACTCATATAGTATGATATTCgagaatatggagctcataGGAGGAAAAACACCtcattgttattaaaaaattaatgctgctgctgatatttatatggccaaagTGTTAAATGAAATTctaataatttgtaaaataaatcagTGAGAGCAGTATAGCAGACTACttacataaaattaatataaatatcagttgtcactcaTTATCTtccaaaaattaaatgatatttaaatgttatttttacaaagtaGTTTTTATTGTGGGGGCAAAATAAGGAGGCAATTCACACTAATTatactaaaaggccttttacttcCTAAAGTAGTATGAACTATCAAGCAGACGACAGAAGttatgtagtagattgtgttcAACATTGAGAGTTCTGTTTTGATTATGTTGATAATTTAtagaggccttagaaatttGTGTATCAAATTTAATACACCTATAAGCTTtaactttgtttttaaaaaacagcagcttAAAAATTCATACTTGAGGTTTGACTGTACAACATTTGTGTGACTCTCTTCAAGTAACATCACCTACAGAACTAATGAAAACTACTATTTTAGTGACAAATTAGCTTTCTGTGGCGGTCTCCAGACTGATGCCATGAGCAGTCAGCTCTATTTCTTGTATCAAATGGATCTCACCTGGTGTCCCCTCTCCTTTCATAGCCCTCATCAGTTCATTGGCTCTCTCTTGGCAGTGCAAAGACTCAAGCAGGTATAGTACATAGTCATCAAACATGAGGTGGATCAAATGGAATGAGCCTATAAGCACAAAAAAATAGTCCCATTTACCATAAAAAAGTTTATGTATTCTGCCAATTCAAGTCACCTGTCCAAGTAATAAATGAAGGCTTTGTGGAATATTCCCATACAGCATTAGCCAATCAAATGCAATTCGATTTACTGAAGCACATTTAAATGGTAAAAGCTCAAAACCAAGTCAGAACCAAGCTAGTGGTCCAACCGTAAACACTACAGAGTTACTGAAGCATATGATGCTTTGAGTCCATGTTCTGAATGAGATGGGGGAAAGAATTCATAAGGAGCATGGCACAATCCTCGCATTGTGTTAGCAACTCCAGCCACTATGTGCATAATAAACATTGCGGCTATTCAGCGGACTGGGCGCAATACTGCCCGGTCATAAAATGGGAAGAAGGGGGAAAGACTTGGTGGGGGTTAGCCTTTGTTAATTAGCTGTTTTGTACAGAGAGCTGCATTATCAAAACACTGCAACCAGCTGTGCCTTTGATATTCACAGACAGAGCTGACAGGGAGGGGGGCCTTTACCTCTTTTATGGCCCTTCTTTCAGTTACTTTGCCATAGACAGCTAGGTGGTGTAAGCCAAGAGTTAGCAAAGCTGCCATCTTAGTTAAAAGTTGACACTTGGTGTTGTGGATTGAGAAACTTTTAGTTAACTTGACAAATCAAATGAGTTAAAAGAAGATTCATATCTACTCTCCCTAATAGGATGATGGTGACAAAACAGTGCAGACTGACTCACCGAAGCTGGGTGCACTATGTAGCGTCATATCCCGGATAACTCTGGTCCCGAAACACGACCACATGAGCAGGAACTGCTGAGCTACCCTCTTCAGGCATCCGGGTCTCTTCCCCGCCACCTAAATGGAGTATTACCATGAGAAAAGCCTGGGGGAGGGCACAGGGGCCTTAACCTTTGGGTCTAACCCCCAAGAACGAAAAACATGTCAACAAGTCAACTATTTGATTTGCCCCTGAGGAAACACCCTCCCATTGAACTATTGTCTGGTAGGTAGTAGAAGTTCCCATGGAAACCAGATTTACAAGCCCATATCTGGACTATAATGGGCACGAAAAGGGGCCATGAAGACATTATTAAGTTGGGGAATTGCATCACGAAGTATGTTGTGACGCCATTTAGAGTTGCATGGGTTGGACGCCTGCAGATTTAGTTTGGATTTGAAGAACATATGAACAGTGCTTGAAAAGGGCTATGAAAAACCTTGATATTCTAAATATCtctataatgaatgaataaaatagtttgaaTAATACAAATGGActatacaaaattattaaaaataataatttagcaataattaatatatttttaaatggcaAATAGTCagtaattttattcagcaaggactcATTATGAAatttacaatgttaaaaaagttatttcaaagaaatgctgTTCCTACTAGTATAAAAAGTAGCATAGttgctacaaaaataaataaaaatacatacatcatacatatatatatatatatatatatacacacacacacacacacacacacacacacacacatatacatacatacacatacatacatacacacacacacacacacacacacacacacacacattcacatataaattcaaaaagttaagTGTAAATTAAGCATTATAAGAATTTCAAGGCCTGTACACTTACCCTCACGACACATCTCTCTACCATAGAGTCCAGCCACTCGATGTAGGCTTCAATGGGCGACTGGTCCTCCAACAGTCTGTCAAATTCTTGATACACTttgaaaaacaacagaaaacagaCAGATTAACAATATATCTGAGTAGGAAGAAGAAATCATAAGCAACCTAAATTAATAAAAGTCTTTCTTTGAAGCATTCATTTCACAATATCAGTTTTAATTGCTTACAAAAGTTGCTTATACATAATTGCAAAAATGCCACTGGCACAGACTTGAGATCTCTGTATGAAATATTGAAAGAGAGGAGCTCAGAATCCTCTTTTGAGGATGACATGACAGAATCTTTGAACTTTGACCTGATCAGTCATGTGAGAGGTTGACGCTGAAATGAATTTGAAATGCTCCTCAGGGTGTCAAACTGTGAGGGTTAACCTCTCAGTGTCTGTGGTTAAAGCTCGACTCTCATGGTCGTGGGAATGATTCTGCGCTGGTTGACAGCTACTGTGTGAAATCCGAATCATAAACCAGCAGGGCTTTTAACACAGCGCTGCATGTGACTCTGCTGCAATAACACACTGCACTAAACTAGTGAAGCACAGAAACACTAATAAATCATTCTGAACGAAACCAGCTAGGTCTTATCAAatactttttcatttaaatcttACAGTGGATGATAAGCCTCCTCTGGTCCTCTCTGGAGTCTTCCATTGTATAAAGAGTCTGTTTAGTGATGCTGTTAAGGTCTACGTTCCTCCAGTCCTCAAGCATCTGAAAGGTGATGTCTGCACTGTGAATCACAGTTCGAGAGGCCTGCAAGAGCAAGTATATAATTCAAATTTCACCCTGCAATATGCCTGATCATATACACTTGATGCAGACATGAAGGAAAATAGGAAAATGTtacatatttaacataaaattcCTGTATACCTGACATAGATGGTTTAATGATGTTTGTCTTTTAAGAATCTGGGAAAATCTTCTTGACACTGAGAATAAAACATATTTGCTCAGAGTTGGCCTTAGAATGCCAgcaaaattcattttgatgtttttaagaGTACATATTTGCACATACATTCAAACTTTATGTTGCGCAAGTTCTCAGGCAGGTCATGTAATGCCACCTTCAGCCACTCGTCCAGCTGCTTGGCAAACTTCCTGATCACCTGAGTCAGGCTACATTATTCAGAACACACAAACAAGGACATCATGTAGTACACTACACTTAAGTACAAAAGGAAGCTCTGACGCAATGAATTTTTGACCTTTTGTCTGGGGCAATTCAAATAAGAGTCATGCGTCATTGACAGGAAATCTTCTGGTAAGTTAATTACACTGACGCAAAAGTATGAAATGCAGATAATGCTAGCAATGATCCCAATGGCAACAGTATTTAAGGTATTTATTTAGCTTGAAGAGAAAAGTCCATTTGACCAAAggtggttggttggttggtgtTTTAACGCTATTCCAACTTCCTTATCTATCTTCATGGAGAGTAACAAGTTGAAATACAATAAGTCCAATTTAAAAACCTATTTAAGGACTCTGGCACGAGGATGTTAATTTGATATTAAGAAACTGTATGTGATTCTAGAATGTCTATTAAGCATTGCGTATATATGATCTGATCCCAGTGATTACTGAAAATAAAGATAGGCTAATTTCATACAGTTGTTCGTAATGAGGCAATGCGGATTATGTTGAATGTGAAACATCCATATATGCACATAAAaatctggtcacactttattttaaggtccaattcttgctattaacataacattaactacaacttttccctcaataaagtcctaattagctgattattaatagttagtaaggtagttgttaagtttaggtattgggtaggattagggatgtagaatatggtcatgcagattGTGTGTttaataagtactaataaacagccaatatgttaataataggcatgctaataagcaactagttaataccgagaattggtccctatattacagtgttaccaaaaattctAATAATGTGAGATTTTACTTGACTTTAACTTTCAGCTAATGTCACAAAGCCCTCTTATTTAGTCAAATTCTCTCTTTTCTAATCATTTCATATAGGTACAGCCTTTCTCAATCCAGAATCAAATCCTgtcataattatttttcttattaaatatcCTGTTTTACTCAGAATTATGTCAAACTGAGGAATTAAAATGGACTGCATGTAGTTCTGAAAGATAACGCAGCACTTTCCAAAACTGCAGGTGTATGAATGATGTTTTTAACAAAATCTAAACAGGCAGGAATGGGACTCACCTGTCAGGCAGAGCCTGTAGGACGGTGGGCATGAGGACTCCTGAGATGGCCTTGTACAATATGGAGTCACACACACCGACTATGTTGACCACTGTCGAAGAGCCCAGGACAGGGAGCATGTGGGGCGGCATGCCCTGCCAAAAGTGCAACAGGAAGCTCTGGACCTACGcatttacacaaacacaaataaacattgCAATAACATGACGGAATTAATCACCCTCATCATGCCACCAGATGAAAAAGCTTGAAGAAAAAGCAGACCTCGTCAAAGTTGGCTCGTATGACTGTATCCAGTATCCTCTGGCAGTGAGTTCTGTACATCATGATAAAGGTTGAGACCTTTTAGAGGAAAAAAGCTCATTTAAATGACTTCTAATACTTTCCCACAGAGAATAATTCACTTGGTGTTAATGATGTCATACCAAATTCATTCCTGACTCATGGTCATGCATTAATAAGACCCCCAAAGACTCTAACACTAAAGAAAGAGGATACAAAtaccaaacaacaaaaaagctgCTTTCACGAATAATGCCTATTTACAAGGTCCTGCCAAACCAGTGTATAAAAAGAGGCTTTAAAGATCAGAAACTCACAAACCATTTAAAATTACAGGCGCCTTTTTAAAGCGAGACAGCTAGTGCCCATCCTTTGTGCAATGCGAGATCTTATTATCTACTTGAAAGATTAAGAGTTCGCTAGGAACCAACACATAAATCCTCCAGGTCCTCATCTAAATCCAGGCCCAGGGAAGGTCCGTCTGACACATGAAAGCAGGATCTAGAGGGCAGGAGGAGGGTGAGGGGGGTTGGAGTTGGAGGTTAGCAGTTAGAGGTTTTAGTGATCTGTTTACCTTCTCCTCTGGCAGACTGGCGGGCAGATTTAAGTCTTTGACATTTGGAAAGTCTGGCAGGAGAGTGCCCAGCTTGGAGCGCGGTGAATACGCCACTGTCTGTTTGGTGACCTCTTTCTTGCCCGTCTCGTTCACCCACGCAGCGCCCTTTTTAGAGTACATCACATCGTAGTATTGAGAGC containing:
- the rfx4 gene encoding transcription factor RFX4 isoform X2; this translates as MHCGLLEEPDMDSTESWIERCLNESETKRFSSHSSIGNMSNDENEEKENNRASKPHSTPATLQWLEENYEIAEGVCIPRSALYMHYLDFCEKLDSQPVNAASFGKIIRQQFPQLTTRRLGTRGQSKYHYYGIAVKESSQYYDVMYSKKGAAWVNETGKKEVTKQTVAYSPRSKLGTLLPDFPNVKDLNLPASLPEEKVSTFIMMYRTHCQRILDTVIRANFDEVQSFLLHFWQGMPPHMLPVLGSSTVVNIVGVCDSILYKAISGVLMPTVLQALPDSLTQVIRKFAKQLDEWLKVALHDLPENLRNIKFELSRRFSQILKRQTSLNHLCQASRTVIHSADITFQMLEDWRNVDLNSITKQTLYTMEDSREDQRRLIIHLYQEFDRLLEDQSPIEAYIEWLDSMVERCVVRVAGKRPGCLKRVAQQFLLMWSCFGTRVIRDMTLHSAPSFGSFHLIHLMFDDYVLYLLESLHCQERANELMRAMKGEGTPDSGEELMLMGSTPTSTSPGPYSPAKSVHSVGVPAVGSPNSAQSPEYTSISATTGAVQSYTWSLTYTVTTSGGSPPEPGSQISCMRGGPPLHGSSSAHRMPVYPHRDEHGYTGSYNYSSYANQHHHAIQSQYSSLTHEPGLPTPLHYSSYHRTSAQYPQMSRMESCLMSGSPLLHSSAVTPRWPDVPSANSCYSSPAVHASRYSTGDMYSPLAPRRNSEYEHAQHFPGFAYINGEATTGWAK
- the rfx4 gene encoding transcription factor RFX4 isoform X1 — translated: MHCGLLEEPDMDSTESWIERCLNESETKRFSSHSSIGNMSNDENEEKENNRASKPHSTPATLQWLEENYEIAEGVCIPRSALYMHYLDFCEKLDSQPVNAASFGKIIRQQFPQLTTRRLGTRGQSKYHYYGIAVKESSQYYDVMYSKKGAAWVNETGKKEVTKQTVAYSPRSKLGTLLPDFPNVKDLNLPASLPEEKVSTFIMMYRTHCQRILDTVIRANFDEVQSFLLHFWQGMPPHMLPVLGSSTVVNIVGVCDSILYKAISGVLMPTVLQALPDSLTQVIRKFAKQLDEWLKVALHDLPENLRNIKFELSRRFSQILKRQTSLNHLCQASRTVIHSADITFQMLEDWRNVDLNSITKQTLYTMEDSREDQRRLIIHLYQEFDRLLEDQSPIEAYIEWLDSMVERCVVRVAGKRPGCLKRVAQQFLLMWSCFGTRVIRDMTLHSAPSFGSFHLIHLMFDDYVLYLLESLHCQERANELMRAMKGEGTPADSGEELMLMGSTPTSTSPGPYSPAKSVHSVGVPAVGSPNSAQSPEYTSISATTGAVQSYTWSLTYTVTTSGGSPPEPGSQISCMRGGPPLHGSSSAHRMPVYPHRDEHGYTGSYNYSSYANQHHHAIQSQYSSLTHEPGLPTPLHYSSYHRTSAQYPQMSRMESCLMSGSPLLHSSAVTPRWPDVPSANSCYSSPAVHASRYSTGDMYSPLAPRRNSEYEHAQHFPGFAYINGEATTGWAK
- the rfx4 gene encoding transcription factor RFX4 isoform X3, yielding MHCGLLEEPDMDSTESWIERCLNESETKRFSSHSSIGNMSNDENEEKENNRASKPHSTPATLQWLEENYEIAEGVCIPRSALYMHYLDFCEKLDSQPVNAASFGKIIRQQFPQLTTRRLGTRGQSKYHYYGIAVKESSQYYDVMYSKKGAAWVNETGKKEVTKQTVAYSPRSKLGTLLPDFPNVKDLNLPASLPEEKVSTFIMMYRTHCQRILDTVIRANFDEVQSFLLHFWQGMPPHMLPVLGSSTVVNIVGVCDSILYKAISGVLMPTVLQALPDSLTQVIRKFAKQLDEWLKVALHDLPENLRNIKFELSRRFSQILKRQTSLNHLCQASRTVIHSADITFQMLEDWRNVDLNSITKQTLYTMEDSREDQRRLIIHLYQEFDRLLEDQSPIEAYIEWLDSMVERCVVRVAGKRPGCLKRVAQQFLLMWSCFGTRVIRDMTLHSAPSFGSFHLIHLMFDDYVLYLLESLHCQERANELMRAMKGEGTPADSGEELMLMGSTPTSTSPGPYSPAKSVHSVGVPAVGSPNSAQSPEYTSISATTVTTSGGSPPEPGSQISCMRGGPPLHGSSSAHRMPVYPHRDEHGYTGSYNYSSYANQHHHAIQSQYSSLTHEPGLPTPLHYSSYHRTSAQYPQMSRMESCLMSGSPLLHSSAVTPRWPDVPSANSCYSSPAVHASRYSTGDMYSPLAPRRNSEYEHAQHFPGFAYINGEATTGWAK